A single region of the Pontimicrobium sp. SW4 genome encodes:
- a CDS encoding THUMP domain-containing protein, producing the protein MENNFKIVAKTLFGFEELLAKELRNLGAQDVKIGVRNVSFVGDTGFMYKANLALRTAIKILKPIKNFRVTNEQDLYNQVYKMPWDKYLSENGSLAIDATVHSTVFTHSKYIALKTKDAIVDKFRDTKGTRPNVDLRFPDLKINVHIDRQLCTVSLDSSGESLHRRGYKTATNIAPINEVLAAGLIMLSGWDGQTDFMDPMCGSGTILIEAAMIACNIPPNLMRKEFAFERWQDWDVELFEKIEESLLSKTRDFHYKMIGYDKSPSAVRKAQDNIKSANLEDFIKVKHEDFFKTQKAGEEHLHMVFNPPYGERLESLNVEEFYGDIGTTLKHGYPGTHAWFITSNLEGLKFVGLRPSRKIKVFNAKLEARLVKYEMYEGSKKAKKQ; encoded by the coding sequence ATGGAGAATAATTTTAAAATAGTAGCCAAAACCTTATTTGGTTTTGAAGAGCTTTTAGCAAAAGAACTTAGAAACTTAGGTGCACAAGATGTAAAAATTGGTGTGCGCAATGTCAGTTTTGTTGGAGATACAGGCTTTATGTATAAGGCAAACTTAGCCTTACGAACAGCTATTAAGATTTTAAAACCCATAAAAAACTTTAGAGTTACAAATGAGCAAGATTTATATAACCAAGTTTATAAAATGCCTTGGGATAAGTACTTGTCTGAAAATGGTTCTTTGGCTATCGATGCGACTGTGCATTCTACCGTTTTTACACATTCTAAGTACATTGCTTTAAAAACTAAAGATGCTATTGTAGATAAGTTTAGGGACACAAAAGGAACTAGACCTAATGTAGATTTACGTTTTCCAGATTTAAAGATTAATGTGCATATTGATAGACAATTATGTACAGTGTCTTTAGATAGTTCTGGTGAGTCGTTACATAGACGTGGTTACAAGACTGCTACAAATATTGCACCGATAAATGAAGTGTTGGCAGCAGGATTAATAATGTTGTCTGGTTGGGATGGGCAAACAGATTTTATGGATCCAATGTGTGGTAGTGGTACCATTTTAATTGAAGCAGCGATGATTGCGTGTAATATTCCGCCAAATTTAATGCGAAAAGAATTTGCGTTTGAACGTTGGCAAGATTGGGATGTTGAATTATTTGAGAAAATTGAAGAATCCTTGTTATCAAAAACACGAGATTTTCATTATAAAATGATTGGCTATGATAAATCTCCTTCGGCGGTTAGAAAAGCACAGGATAATATTAAAAGTGCCAATTTAGAGGACTTTATTAAAGTGAAGCATGAAGATTTTTTTAAAACTCAAAAAGCAGGTGAGGAGCATTTACATATGGTATTTAATCCTCCTTATGGTGAGCGTTTAGAAAGCTTGAATGTAGAAGAATTCTATGGAGATATTGGCACTACTTTAAAGCATGGTTATCCAGGAACTCATGCATGGTTCATTACGTCTAACTTAGAAGGTTTAAAATTTGTTGGACTGAGACCGTCACGTAAAATTAAAGTGTTTAATGCGAAGCTTGAAGCGCGCTTAGTTAAGTACGAGATGTATGAAGGTAGTAAAAAAGCTAAAAAGCAATAA
- a CDS encoding class I SAM-dependent methyltransferase, with product MTKDTKDWYSSWFDTSFYHILYKHRDDNEAHSFMENLTSYLNIPENSSILDLACGKGRHAVYLNSIGYDVTGIDLSEKSIAFAKQFENDTLHFDVHDMREAYTKQFNTVFNLFTSFGFFDDDKDDLDTIKAIKANLKENGIGVIDFLNADFVVNNLVKENTKTIDGIDFNLKRYVENGFIIKDISFISDGKPYHYQELVKALTLEDFEKMFEKANIQLLDVFGDYKLNKFNKHSSERLIMIFM from the coding sequence ATGACAAAAGACACGAAAGATTGGTACTCATCATGGTTTGATACATCCTTCTACCATATTTTGTATAAACATAGAGATGATAATGAAGCTCACTCCTTTATGGAAAACCTCACAAGTTATCTCAATATCCCTGAAAATAGCTCCATTCTAGATCTAGCTTGTGGTAAAGGCCGTCATGCGGTGTATTTAAATAGCATTGGTTATGATGTGACTGGAATAGATCTATCAGAAAAAAGTATTGCGTTTGCCAAACAATTTGAAAACGATACTTTGCATTTTGATGTACATGATATGCGTGAAGCCTATACTAAACAATTTAATACTGTTTTTAATTTGTTTACAAGTTTTGGTTTCTTTGATGATGACAAAGATGATCTAGATACTATTAAAGCAATTAAAGCGAATTTAAAAGAAAATGGTATTGGTGTTATCGACTTTTTAAATGCCGATTTTGTTGTAAATAATTTAGTGAAAGAAAATACTAAAACTATTGATGGTATTGATTTTAATTTGAAACGTTATGTTGAAAATGGCTTTATTATAAAAGATATTTCGTTTATATCTGATGGAAAACCATACCATTACCAAGAGTTAGTAAAAGCATTAACACTTGAAGATTTTGAAAAGATGTTTGAGAAGGCAAATATTCAGTTATTGGATGTCTTTGGCGACTATAAACTCAATAAATTTAATAAACATAGCTCAGAACGCTTAATCATGATTTTTATGTAA
- a CDS encoding ZIP family metal transporter, whose amino-acid sequence MNKYLFPIYAVILGFIIVKLTKNKPIKNIKLLLAFSGAFLMSLTFFDLLPEVYEHLEAKKTGLFIMIGVLFQIFLEFFSKGAEHGHVHIHKNSHTFPWLLFISLCIHAFLEGFPIHQHNDMVYGVLIHKIPIAILITTYLFQSNYKTYQIIMFLTLFGLMTPLGTIVSNNVELIPGLLTHINAVVIGIFLHISTTILFESSEGHKFNLNKLLAIVFAVVVAYLI is encoded by the coding sequence ATGAATAAATATCTATTTCCCATATATGCAGTCATTTTAGGGTTTATAATTGTGAAACTCACAAAAAACAAACCCATAAAAAATATAAAACTATTACTAGCTTTTAGTGGTGCTTTTTTAATGTCACTAACTTTTTTCGATTTACTACCAGAAGTTTATGAACACTTAGAGGCCAAAAAAACTGGCTTGTTTATAATGATTGGAGTTCTCTTTCAAATATTCTTGGAATTCTTTTCAAAAGGTGCTGAGCATGGTCATGTGCATATTCATAAAAATAGTCATACCTTTCCTTGGCTACTTTTTATTAGTCTATGCATTCATGCATTTTTAGAAGGCTTTCCAATTCACCAACATAACGATATGGTTTATGGTGTTTTAATTCATAAAATACCAATCGCAATACTTATCACTACTTATCTATTTCAATCAAATTACAAAACATACCAAATCATTATGTTTTTAACTTTGTTTGGGTTAATGACACCACTTGGAACCATTGTTTCAAATAATGTTGAATTAATTCCTGGGCTATTAACGCATATAAATGCTGTAGTAATTGGTATCTTTTTACATATTTCGACCACTATTTTATTTGAAAGTAGCGAAGGCCATAAATTTAATTTAAACAAGCTACTAGCAATTGTTTTTGCAGTAGTTGTTGCGTATTTGATTTAA
- a CDS encoding DUF4268 domain-containing protein gives MFSKEESRLIRQEFWTSFGKSFPRKWILYNTKIKGLFFKFYFDTKKAFITLDLEDDLENRVNCWEKLTALKSILHDDYLPDAIYEEEFYLDNGKEISRIYVPLNQKVSIHNKNTWRDTMAFFNEKMNLFEAFFEEYRDVIKS, from the coding sequence ATGTTTAGTAAAGAAGAATCCAGATTAATACGCCAAGAATTTTGGACAAGCTTTGGAAAATCATTTCCTAGAAAATGGATTTTATATAACACCAAAATAAAAGGACTCTTCTTTAAATTTTACTTCGATACCAAAAAAGCCTTTATAACTTTAGATTTAGAAGACGACCTAGAGAATCGTGTGAATTGCTGGGAAAAACTAACGGCATTAAAAAGTATTCTACATGACGATTATTTACCTGACGCCATTTACGAAGAAGAATTTTATCTAGATAACGGTAAAGAAATATCACGTATCTATGTCCCTTTAAATCAAAAAGTATCTATTCACAATAAAAATACTTGGAGAGATACCATGGCGTTTTTTAATGAGAAAATGAACTTGTTTGAAGCTTTTTTTGAGGAATATAGAGATGTGATTAAAAGTTAA
- a CDS encoding peptidase E yields MKRFIIFCLVSFFMTGFAFSQDQYIFPYGSGPSKAFIKEIIKLTGKEKPKICFLPTASGDRESGIIRWYELVNDLEVEPYVQRVWISSYRQKYTFEEFLLGMDAIVVGGGNTLNMMAIWKAQGIDKVLKKALEKGIVLAGGSAGSLCWFDNGTTDSRPIELSVVEGLGFLPYSHSPHYDGEEFRRPLYEKNIKNGIFEAGYAMDNQAGIIFKNGKPFKVVSMGEERNCYYVSLVNGEIVEEKLDKIILKD; encoded by the coding sequence ATGAAAAGATTTATCATTTTTTGTCTTGTCTCTTTTTTTATGACAGGATTCGCTTTTAGCCAAGATCAATATATTTTTCCTTATGGAAGTGGACCAAGTAAAGCATTCATTAAAGAAATCATTAAGCTCACTGGAAAGGAGAAACCAAAAATCTGCTTTTTACCAACAGCTTCAGGTGATAGAGAGAGTGGAATAATTAGATGGTACGAATTGGTTAACGACCTTGAAGTTGAACCTTATGTGCAGCGTGTTTGGATAAGCTCGTACAGACAAAAATATACGTTTGAAGAATTTCTATTAGGGATGGATGCTATTGTTGTTGGTGGTGGAAATACACTCAATATGATGGCTATATGGAAAGCACAAGGTATCGATAAAGTTTTAAAGAAAGCATTAGAAAAAGGCATTGTATTAGCAGGAGGTAGTGCAGGCTCGCTATGTTGGTTTGACAATGGCACAACTGATTCCAGACCAATAGAATTGAGTGTTGTGGAAGGTTTAGGCTTTTTGCCTTATAGCCATAGTCCGCACTACGATGGTGAGGAATTCCGAAGACCATTATATGAAAAAAACATAAAAAACGGCATTTTTGAAGCTGGTTATGCTATGGATAATCAAGCTGGAATTATTTTTAAAAATGGCAAACCTTTTAAAGTAGTTTCTATGGGTGAAGAACGAAATTGCTATTACGTATCACTTGTAAATGGTGAAATAGTTGAAGAGAAATTAGATAAGATTATTTTGAAAGATTAA
- a CDS encoding serine hydrolase domain-containing protein, which yields MNHLKHLFQLIICVCLVSSCNSNQSTKIETSTTTSFSNTYKAAAFENDNRVEKIKQIAPEIEKVMIEHAKGRHIPGIAYGIVVDDQLVIASADGVLDVDTKNLATTTSAFRIASMTKSFTAMAIIKLRDEGKLALNDPVSKYIPEMTNLEYLTKDSPIIDIENLLTMTAGFPEDNPWGDRQLDETNEMLIGMIDDGVTFSNTPSFEYEYSNTGYALLGNIVSRVSGEPYQDYIKNNILQPLGMNNTYWEWNDVPKEELAIGYRWEDEQWKLEPILHDGSFGSMGGLITTIEDFSKYVSFHLSAWPPRNDDDNGPIKRSSLREMQTPQYPRLYPNARDYNGDTCALMNGYGFGLGIATYCNDIKRVSHGGALPGFGSNYYFYPEYGVGVMAFGNLTYTGPLPINKVEQLLFDKTGLEPRELPVSDILEKRKAQVLDLVQNWNANLEKEIIAENFYLDKSRDKRMSQAKQIFAEAGAVVKVEDLTPLNQLRGRFNVQTENGIISMFFTLTPEKSPKVQRLDMSFKETLSE from the coding sequence ATGAATCATTTAAAACATCTTTTCCAGTTAATTATTTGTGTGTGTCTTGTGAGTTCTTGTAATTCTAATCAATCTACTAAAATTGAAACTAGTACAACTACATCATTTTCTAACACTTACAAAGCTGCAGCATTTGAAAACGATAATCGCGTTGAAAAAATTAAACAAATAGCTCCAGAGATTGAAAAAGTGATGATTGAGCATGCCAAAGGCAGGCATATTCCAGGGATTGCTTATGGTATTGTAGTCGATGACCAATTGGTTATTGCTTCAGCAGATGGTGTATTGGATGTTGATACTAAAAATCTAGCAACTACAACATCGGCGTTTCGAATCGCTTCTATGACTAAGAGTTTTACAGCAATGGCAATTATAAAATTAAGAGATGAAGGTAAACTAGCTTTAAACGACCCTGTTAGTAAATACATTCCTGAAATGACTAATCTGGAATATCTTACAAAAGACAGTCCTATTATCGATATTGAAAATCTATTAACTATGACAGCAGGTTTTCCAGAAGATAATCCTTGGGGAGACCGTCAGTTAGACGAAACAAACGAGATGCTTATTGGTATGATAGACGATGGTGTAACCTTCTCTAACACACCATCATTTGAATACGAATACAGTAATACAGGTTATGCGTTGCTTGGTAATATTGTGTCTCGAGTTTCTGGTGAGCCTTACCAAGATTACATCAAGAATAACATACTCCAACCCTTAGGGATGAACAACACCTATTGGGAATGGAATGATGTTCCAAAAGAAGAACTTGCCATTGGCTACCGTTGGGAAGACGAACAATGGAAACTAGAACCTATATTGCATGATGGTTCGTTTGGCTCTATGGGTGGGCTTATCACCACCATTGAAGATTTTAGTAAATATGTAAGTTTTCATCTTTCGGCATGGCCTCCAAGAAATGATGACGATAATGGACCAATTAAACGAAGCTCACTTCGTGAGATGCAAACACCTCAATATCCAAGATTATATCCAAATGCTAGAGATTACAATGGTGATACGTGCGCTTTAATGAATGGCTACGGATTTGGACTTGGTATTGCTACCTATTGCAATGACATAAAACGTGTATCACATGGAGGCGCGCTTCCAGGGTTTGGTAGTAACTATTATTTTTATCCTGAATATGGTGTTGGTGTGATGGCTTTTGGCAACCTAACGTATACAGGGCCTTTGCCAATAAACAAAGTAGAGCAATTATTATTTGATAAAACTGGGTTAGAACCACGAGAGCTTCCTGTATCTGATATTCTTGAGAAGCGAAAAGCGCAAGTCTTAGATTTAGTACAAAATTGGAATGCTAACCTTGAAAAGGAAATTATTGCAGAAAACTTTTATTTAGATAAGTCTAGAGATAAACGAATGTCTCAAGCCAAACAAATTTTTGCAGAAGCTGGAGCGGTTGTTAAAGTAGAAGACCTAACACCTTTAAACCAATTACGAGGTCGCTTTAATGTGCAAACTGAGAATGGTATTATCTCTATGTTTTTTACACTTACACCTGAAAAATCACCAAAAGTACAGCGTTTGGATATGTCATTTAAGGAAACACTATCCGAGTAA
- a CDS encoding hemolysin III family protein has protein sequence MSVQTKLEEQLNTFSHAIGAVLGIVGLIILVSKQADTPWSLFSVLVYGLSIIVLFSASALYHAAKTEKRKHYFRIVDHISIYLLIAGTYTPVLLLTLSDSNGWLLFYTVWGIAAFGVFLKLFFTGRFEVFSTLLYLVMGWLIVFDFSVLAERMDTNGVLFLFAGGLFYTVGIVFYAINKIPYNHVIWHVFVLAGAISHYFMILWYVV, from the coding sequence TTGAGCGTACAAACTAAGTTAGAGGAACAGCTCAATACATTCTCTCATGCCATTGGAGCTGTATTAGGTATTGTTGGTTTAATAATACTAGTAAGCAAACAAGCTGATACACCATGGAGTTTATTTAGTGTATTAGTATATGGTCTTTCCATTATTGTGTTGTTTAGTGCTTCTGCATTATATCATGCAGCCAAAACCGAAAAACGCAAACACTATTTTAGAATTGTAGACCATATAAGCATTTATTTATTAATTGCAGGAACTTATACGCCTGTATTATTGTTAACATTATCAGATAGTAATGGTTGGCTTCTGTTTTATACCGTTTGGGGAATTGCTGCTTTCGGTGTATTTCTAAAACTCTTTTTTACAGGACGTTTCGAGGTGTTTTCAACGCTGTTGTATTTGGTTATGGGTTGGTTAATCGTCTTTGATTTTAGCGTTCTAGCTGAAAGAATGGACACCAATGGGGTACTTTTCTTATTTGCAGGTGGTTTGTTTTATACAGTAGGCATTGTGTTTTACGCCATTAACAAAATACCATACAACCATGTGATTTGGCACGTGTTTGTATTAGCTGGTGCTATTAGTCACTATTTTATGATTTTGTGGTATGTAGTTTAG
- a CDS encoding DUF4294 domain-containing protein encodes MKKILCILFVLPLFCFGQVEETETDTSQIKYLIIKGDSIPRLAIDLDEVMLLHKLEFDSKEDRRRYLILKRKTLKVYHYAQLAATRLDTLNARLNRLEKKRDRKQYAKKIQRYIEGEFSDELKKLTRTEGQILIKLIHRQTGHTTFELIKELRNGWRAFWFNNTASLFDLSLKKEFDPMNVKEDYLIEDILQRNFQSGRLERQKDALGLDFFELTQKWLSDKPKTAKTPKTIERTN; translated from the coding sequence ATGAAAAAGATTCTTTGCATATTATTTGTATTACCATTGTTTTGTTTTGGTCAGGTTGAAGAAACTGAAACCGATACTTCTCAAATAAAATATTTGATAATAAAAGGTGATTCTATTCCAAGATTAGCCATAGATTTAGACGAAGTTATGCTACTCCATAAATTGGAGTTTGATAGTAAAGAAGATAGACGACGTTACTTAATCTTAAAGCGTAAAACCTTAAAAGTATATCATTATGCACAACTGGCTGCTACTAGATTAGATACACTTAATGCACGACTAAATAGATTAGAAAAAAAGCGTGATAGAAAACAGTACGCTAAAAAGATACAACGGTATATTGAAGGTGAATTTTCAGATGAGTTAAAAAAACTCACACGAACCGAAGGACAAATACTTATTAAATTAATCCACCGACAGACTGGACATACAACCTTTGAGCTTATTAAAGAACTACGTAATGGTTGGCGTGCCTTTTGGTTTAATAATACAGCAAGTCTATTCGACTTATCTTTGAAAAAAGAGTTCGACCCGATGAATGTAAAAGAGGATTATTTAATTGAAGATATCTTGCAACGCAACTTTCAAAGCGGACGCTTAGAAAGACAAAAAGATGCTTTAGGATTGGACTTCTTTGAATTAACCCAGAAATGGTTAAGTGACAAACCTAAAACTGCCAAAACCCCAAAAACCATTGAGCGTACAAACTAA
- a CDS encoding M42 family metallopeptidase, producing MAKKKILNKKSMDFLEKYLNNAAPTGYEWDGQKIWMNYLKPYVDEFITDTYGTAVGVINPEADYKVVIEGHADEISWYVNYIADNGLIYVIRNGGSDHQIAPSKIVNIHTKKGIVKGVFGWPAIHTRNRSKEEPPKPDNITIDIGAKDKAEVEKMGVHVGCVITYPDEFHILNKDKFVCRALDNRMGGFMIAEVARLLHENKKKLPFGLYITNSVQEEIGLRGAEMITHTIKPNVAIVTDVTHDTTTPMIEKKKEGHLEIGKGPVVAYAPAVQQKLRDLIIDTAEEKNIPFQRSALSRATGTDTDAFAYSNGGVASALISLPLRYMHTTVEMVHKDDVENVIRMIYETILKIKTGETFSYFE from the coding sequence ATGGCAAAAAAGAAGATACTCAATAAAAAGTCTATGGACTTTCTTGAAAAATACTTAAATAATGCAGCACCTACAGGTTACGAATGGGATGGGCAAAAAATTTGGATGAATTATCTAAAACCTTATGTAGATGAATTTATTACAGATACTTACGGAACAGCTGTTGGTGTTATTAATCCAGAGGCTGATTACAAAGTAGTTATTGAAGGTCATGCTGATGAAATTTCATGGTATGTGAATTATATTGCAGACAACGGATTGATTTATGTGATTAGAAATGGTGGAAGTGACCATCAAATTGCACCAAGTAAAATTGTGAATATCCACACCAAAAAAGGTATTGTAAAAGGTGTTTTTGGTTGGCCTGCAATTCATACACGAAATCGTTCGAAAGAAGAGCCACCAAAACCAGATAACATTACTATTGATATTGGTGCTAAGGACAAAGCAGAAGTTGAGAAAATGGGTGTTCATGTTGGTTGCGTTATTACCTATCCAGATGAATTCCATATACTTAACAAAGACAAGTTTGTTTGTCGTGCTTTAGACAACAGAATGGGTGGTTTTATGATTGCTGAAGTAGCAAGATTATTACATGAAAACAAAAAGAAATTACCTTTTGGTTTATACATTACAAACTCAGTTCAAGAAGAAATTGGATTGCGTGGTGCCGAAATGATTACGCATACAATTAAACCTAATGTAGCAATTGTGACAGATGTAACTCATGACACTACTACTCCAATGATTGAAAAGAAAAAAGAAGGTCATTTGGAGATAGGTAAAGGCCCAGTAGTTGCTTATGCTCCTGCAGTACAACAAAAATTACGTGATTTAATTATAGATACTGCTGAAGAGAAGAATATACCATTCCAACGTTCAGCATTATCCAGAGCTACTGGAACAGATACTGATGCTTTTGCTTATAGCAATGGTGGTGTTGCCTCTGCCTTAATTTCGTTACCATTACGTTATATGCACACAACCGTAGAAATGGTACATAAAGATGATGTTGAAAACGTCATTAGAATGATTTACGAAACCATTCTAAAAATAAAAACTGGAGAAACGTTTAGCTATTTTGAATAA
- a CDS encoding aminotransferase class V-fold PLP-dependent enzyme, translating into MNLKHQKHLFSIPEDVTYLNIASQSPSFKAVEQAGIDGILEKSQPYKITTSNYFEPVIELKKLFSKLIDNDDYNRVANIPSASYGIATAANNITLEKDDEIILIDEQFPSNYYAWEKLAKKYDAKLKIVKQPETKENRGALWNTDLLNAITKKAAVISIGNIHWANGTLFDLKKVSKKAKEHHALLIIDGSQSIGALPFSVKEIQPDALICAGYKWLFGPYGCSYAYFGDYFDNGTPLEENWSNRLNSEDFSRLTSYEPRYKPLANRYSTGEHASFIYVKMQIAALKQVLSWTPLAIQEYCKEITQDTVKALKKLGCNIETQNNRAHHLFGVELPKNLDIELLKQKLKEENVFISFRGNYIRLSCHLFNTKDDFTKLTNCIMSCL; encoded by the coding sequence ATGAATTTAAAACATCAAAAACATCTTTTTAGTATTCCTGAAGACGTTACCTATTTAAACATTGCAAGTCAATCGCCTTCTTTTAAGGCGGTTGAACAAGCAGGGATAGATGGTATTCTTGAAAAAAGTCAACCATATAAAATTACCACTAGCAATTATTTTGAGCCAGTAATTGAACTTAAAAAGTTATTTTCAAAATTGATTGACAATGATGATTATAACAGAGTTGCTAATATACCATCAGCTTCATATGGAATTGCAACTGCTGCCAATAATATTACATTAGAAAAAGACGATGAAATTATTTTGATAGACGAACAGTTCCCAAGTAATTACTACGCTTGGGAAAAACTAGCAAAAAAATATGATGCAAAACTAAAAATTGTTAAACAACCAGAAACAAAAGAAAATAGAGGAGCTCTTTGGAATACTGACCTTTTAAATGCTATTACTAAAAAAGCGGCTGTAATTAGCATTGGAAATATACATTGGGCAAATGGTACATTGTTCGATTTAAAAAAGGTTAGTAAAAAAGCTAAAGAGCATCATGCTCTATTAATTATAGATGGAAGTCAATCTATTGGTGCACTACCTTTCTCGGTAAAAGAGATTCAACCAGATGCATTAATTTGTGCAGGTTACAAATGGTTGTTTGGTCCTTATGGATGTAGTTATGCCTATTTTGGAGATTATTTTGATAACGGAACTCCACTAGAAGAAAATTGGTCTAACAGATTAAATAGTGAAGATTTTAGTAGATTAACATCTTATGAGCCTAGATATAAGCCTTTGGCTAATCGTTATTCTACTGGTGAACATGCTAGTTTTATTTATGTAAAAATGCAGATTGCAGCTTTAAAACAAGTTTTAAGCTGGACGCCGCTTGCGATTCAAGAATATTGTAAAGAAATAACACAAGACACTGTTAAAGCTTTAAAAAAATTAGGCTGCAATATTGAAACTCAAAATAATAGAGCACATCATTTATTTGGTGTAGAACTTCCAAAAAACCTTGATATAGAATTATTAAAACAAAAACTAAAAGAAGAAAACGTGTTTATTTCTTTTAGAGGTAATTATATCCGACTTTCTTGTCATTTATTCAACACAAAAGACGATTTTACAAAGCTAACAAATTGCATAATGTCTTGTTTATAA